In the genome of Nonlabens sp. MB-3u-79, one region contains:
- a CDS encoding GatB/YqeY domain-containing protein: MSLENEIMTAIKEAMKAKDQTALAALRAVKSEILLARTSGTSDGLTEEEEVKLVQKLVKQRKDSARIFSEQNREDLSEPELAQAAVLEQFLPEQLSEEEITKVVTAIIAKTGAAGMKDMGKVMGMANKELAGKADGRTISAVVKAQLT; this comes from the coding sequence AGAGAATGAAATCATGACAGCCATTAAAGAGGCCATGAAAGCAAAAGATCAAACAGCTCTCGCAGCATTAAGAGCCGTAAAGAGTGAGATTTTATTAGCGAGAACATCAGGTACTAGTGACGGGCTGACCGAAGAAGAGGAAGTTAAGCTGGTTCAAAAATTAGTAAAGCAACGCAAGGACAGTGCTCGCATCTTTTCAGAGCAAAACAGAGAAGACCTCTCGGAGCCAGAACTCGCTCAAGCAGCAGTGTTAGAGCAATTTTTACCAGAACAATTGAGTGAAGAAGAAATAACAAAAGTAGTGACCGCTATCATTGCTAAAACAGGTGCCGCAGGAATGAAAGACATGGGTAAAGTTATGGGAATGGCAAATAAAGAACTCGCTGGCAAAGCAGATGGGAGAACCATAAGTGCTGTTGTAAAAGCACAACTGACTTAA